A single window of Treponema denticola ATCC 35405 DNA harbors:
- a CDS encoding ABC transporter ATP-binding protein, with product MSDRAVSNEKIIVAENICKSYAYYQKDAGLKGSIKNLFKRKKLYKPAVKNLSFEIAQGSITGLIGLNGAGKTTTLKMLSGLILPTEGSLTVLQHNPFEKKKEYLRQISMVMGNKSQLWWDLPAVDSFELNKTIYEVEDADYKKTLHTMIEILGVQKQVNVQVRRLSLGERMKMELIAALIHKPKLIFLDEPTIGLDIITQYNIRDFLKHYCNKYHASLILTSHNFNDIVSLCTELILINKGEKIYSDSFINFKNEFLNKKYFILKLKLLKADKIIKTLQEKGNFFAEKTAKDTVKISADSTKSLDILKNISNDFIEELSDITIENISMEDVIRRLYTSSESIL from the coding sequence ATGTCGGATCGGGCAGTTAGTAACGAAAAAATTATTGTTGCAGAAAATATCTGCAAAAGTTATGCATATTATCAAAAAGATGCAGGACTTAAAGGCAGTATCAAAAATTTGTTTAAACGTAAAAAACTATATAAACCTGCGGTTAAAAATCTTTCCTTTGAAATTGCTCAAGGTTCGATAACGGGTTTAATCGGTTTAAACGGTGCAGGCAAAACGACAACACTTAAAATGTTATCCGGTTTGATATTGCCGACGGAAGGAAGCCTTACCGTTTTACAGCATAATCCTTTTGAAAAGAAAAAAGAGTACCTCCGGCAAATTTCAATGGTGATGGGAAACAAGAGTCAGCTCTGGTGGGATTTGCCTGCCGTTGATTCTTTTGAGCTTAATAAAACCATTTACGAGGTTGAAGATGCCGATTACAAAAAGACGCTGCACACAATGATTGAAATACTCGGCGTACAAAAACAGGTGAATGTTCAGGTGAGAAGACTGTCTTTAGGAGAGAGAATGAAAATGGAATTGATAGCGGCTTTAATTCACAAACCGAAACTTATTTTTCTTGATGAACCGACAATAGGTCTTGATATAATTACGCAATATAACATAAGGGATTTTCTAAAACATTATTGCAATAAATATCATGCAAGCCTCATACTGACAAGTCATAATTTTAACGATATTGTTTCCCTTTGTACGGAATTGATTTTAATAAATAAGGGAGAAAAAATATATTCCGATTCTTTTATTAACTTTAAAAATGAATTTTTAAATAAAAAATATTTTATATTAAAATTAAAATTATTGAAAGCGGATAAAATTATAAAAACCTTGCAAGAAAAAGGTAATTTTTTTGCAGAAAAAACTGCAAAAGATACGGTTAAAATTTCTGCTGACTCAACTAAGAGTTTGGATATATTAAAAAATATTTCCAATGATTTTATTGAAGAGTTAAGCGATATTACCATTGAAAATATTTCGATGGAAGATGTTATCAGAAGATTGTATACATCGAGTGAGTCTATACTATGA
- a CDS encoding ABC transporter permease, producing the protein MNAYYKVFKISLANQLEYRVNFISGFLFSLFPFTVNVLLWIAVSYQSKDMPFKADGIVSYYFLTLITYNITSTVSVFKISDDIRLGTLNQYLIKPYNYALYQLASDLPHRFIFIVMNAVSITVLYFLLQRYFVFTLSLWKALFFVLFLIAGYLINFFIDFLIALYSFYFSRVSSLYTSIRVLKNISAGIIFPLVLLPESVFSLLKNLPFAFISHIPVSLLLDDVPLCTAFISLCKSLGWITLLAIFCAVVWKRGMKIYSAYGG; encoded by the coding sequence ATGAATGCATATTACAAAGTTTTTAAAATAAGTTTGGCAAATCAATTGGAATATAGAGTTAATTTTATTTCCGGATTTTTATTTTCACTCTTTCCTTTTACAGTTAATGTATTGTTATGGATTGCCGTCAGTTATCAAAGTAAAGATATGCCTTTTAAAGCAGACGGTATAGTATCGTATTACTTTTTGACTTTGATAACCTACAATATTACTTCAACGGTTTCCGTATTTAAAATTTCCGATGATATAAGGCTCGGCACACTCAATCAGTATCTTATAAAACCGTATAATTATGCGCTGTATCAACTTGCTTCCGATTTGCCTCATCGTTTTATTTTCATTGTTATGAATGCGGTTTCGATTACGGTTTTATATTTTTTGCTGCAAAGATATTTTGTGTTTACACTATCATTATGGAAGGCTTTATTTTTTGTGCTCTTTTTGATCGCAGGTTATCTCATCAATTTTTTTATCGATTTTTTGATAGCACTCTATAGTTTTTATTTTTCGCGTGTTTCTTCACTCTATACATCGATACGGGTACTTAAAAATATTTCCGCCGGTATTATTTTCCCGCTTGTCCTTTTACCCGAATCGGTGTTTAGTCTTTTAAAGAACTTACCCTTTGCCTTTATTTCCCATATTCCGGTAAGTCTTTTACTCGATGATGTTCCGCTATGCACCGCTTTTATTTCCTTATGTAAAAGTTTAGGCTGGATAACGCTGCTTGCTATTTTCTGTGCAGTAGTATGGAAAAGGGGAATGAAAATCTATTCCGCCTATGGAGGATAG
- a CDS encoding helix-turn-helix domain-containing protein, whose translation MRTVEDYWEDFEHFGFIKHLKDGRRDYILDEEKGSGGFSILGDTETAVATISDCTLYRPLVIKADNVNERIIELGQYYTGLASYYEKKEKSCEFEYGLNAYVNTFSFYGYKRIEPHVRFINIGFGFREKFFSSLPITLEEDFFERAACVLNPEPIVIPKITAICNSLKECTLEGGALKLYIQGKCLEVFSLLYDYIYKAKPAINVHLSQKDKAVLKEVKTFIEEHFADHVTIAELAKKFAINQQKLVTGFKDCFNATINGYTQKIRMTKALELLYDDTLSIIEIAQAVGYYGDGYFQKAFKETYGITPSRMRRDL comes from the coding sequence ATGCGTACGGTTGAAGATTATTGGGAGGACTTTGAACATTTCGGCTTTATCAAGCATTTAAAAGATGGAAGAAGGGATTATATATTGGATGAAGAAAAAGGCTCAGGCGGTTTTTCCATCTTGGGAGATACCGAAACGGCTGTGGCGACTATTTCCGATTGCACACTGTACCGGCCTCTTGTTATCAAGGCGGATAATGTAAATGAAAGAATTATCGAACTTGGGCAATATTACACCGGGCTCGCCTCTTATTATGAAAAAAAAGAAAAGTCTTGCGAATTTGAATACGGGCTTAATGCCTATGTCAATACTTTTAGTTTTTACGGATATAAGAGGATTGAACCTCATGTACGGTTTATCAATATAGGTTTCGGCTTTCGGGAAAAGTTTTTTTCTTCTTTACCTATCACATTGGAAGAGGATTTTTTTGAAAGAGCTGCATGCGTACTTAATCCCGAGCCGATTGTCATTCCGAAAATAACCGCAATTTGCAACAGCCTTAAAGAATGTACATTGGAAGGAGGGGCTTTAAAGCTCTATATTCAAGGTAAATGTTTGGAAGTTTTTTCTCTTCTATACGATTATATTTATAAAGCAAAACCGGCAATAAATGTACACCTTTCTCAAAAAGACAAGGCCGTCCTTAAAGAAGTAAAAACTTTTATAGAAGAACACTTTGCAGATCATGTTACGATTGCCGAACTTGCCAAAAAGTTTGCCATCAATCAACAAAAACTGGTAACCGGTTTTAAAGATTGTTTTAACGCAACAATAAACGGATACACTCAAAAAATAAGAATGACAAAGGCCCTCGAACTCCTTTATGATGATACCTTATCCATTATAGAAATAGCACAAGCAGTCGGTTATTACGGGGACGGCTATTTTCAAAAAGCCTTTAAGGAAACCTACGGCATTACGCCAAGCCGGATGCGGAGGGATTTGTAA